The segment GGCCTGCTTTCAATTTCACCCGCATGAGCGCGCTAGCTcgtccattttttttaaatgacatcaatttgtaaaaaaatttaattatcaattttatcatctagataattaaatatcaactaaattttaatcaagGACGTGACAAAATGAGCAAAGTATCATCAGTTGTACTCTTggtgtcaaataatttattcaagtaaattgtttacatttttaacctgtcaacttatttaaaatttttaaaataagtttcaaaaatatttaaattttagtaaaagtaCGACAAAAAGATTAATGTCAACGATGATGAATCCTTTGGTGGCTGTCTGTCAGATGACATCAacagaaaataaagaaaaaaattattcaatccTCGAGGATCTTGTAATTCAAGCCAAGCAACGTCAAGCTTGTGTAATAactcatatatttacataaatttaattaattaattaattaatttaatataaactagtagttaaataaatattaaaattacagaTGGCATTTTTTCCAGAAGCTTGTGATTATTTAGCAGACAACAAGAAAGACATCGTCGCGATGAGCGAATCTCAAGACGGTCTGATGATGTCAAGATACAAAAACCTGGCAAAGCAGCAGAACATCTGGTTGTCATTGGGTGGATTGCATGAAAAACGTTTTGATagttctgaaaaaatatcaaacacccacgttgttataaataatcaagGATCAGTCGTCGCTTCATACAGGAAAATTCACTTATTTGACATGGAGAACAAAGAAACCGGTGTAAGATTAATGGAGTCCGATTATGTGGTCGCCGGAGACAAGATCGTCGATCCTGTTGACAGTCCAGCAGGCAAACTGGGTCTCAGTATCGTATCCTTTATGAATATATTCAAACAATAGGTATCTTGcatattagggtgagccaaaaaaaccaacctatcgaatttacgtcttaaaaaggacctatatatcgagaaaaaaattctcccattgggcaaaattttgagctcaattttaaaaggtgtcggccatttgaaatttcccatttaaataacatgcaaataaatttttttcaattaaaaatattatatcttttgaaccgtgggagataaaaattcggttCTAAAATATTCTAgtatggcattaaatttctttaaaaaaagtcctgggagtcgaatttgtaaacttgatatttcgtatactaacaggccatcaaagtctagagtaaacagaatcatacaaatttagggctttattattaaaaatatcaatactacgagaaaatttgttctacatgtagtgcaatgaaatcatcaacaatatccacgttgtaacaaataatattttgttatagatcacaataaaagaaaagtacttggaaaatccaaataaagccttaaatttgtatgattctgtttactctagactttgatagcctgttagcatacgaaatatcaagtttacaaattcgactctcagaacttttttttaagaaatttaatgccctacaagaatattctagagccgaatttttgtctcacatggttcaaaagttattatattttcaataaaaaaaaatttttttgcatgttatttaaatgggaaatttcaaatggccgacaccttttaaaattgagctaaaaattttgcccaatgggagaacttttttctcgatatataggtcctttttaagacgtaaattcgataggttggtttttttggctcaccctattGCATATGTAATTTACTccttgattattttaaagtgCTATGATATGCGATTTCCGGAATTGTCATTAGCGTTACGCAATTCAGGAGCTCAAGTACTGACATATCCATCAGCATTTACCTATCAGACTGGAGCTGGACACTGGGAAATAATATTGCGATCACGTGCTATTGAAACCCAGTGCTACGTTATTGCTGCTGCTCAAACTGGTACTCATAATAAAAAACGCGTCAGTTGGGGTCATGCGATggtaaataattcattacaataaaatcataagttaaataacaaaaaaaatgaattttttattattaataaatatatatttatagattgtAGATCCCTGGGGCACAATAATAGCCCAGTGTTCTGAAAAAACTGGAATTGCGATCGGtgaaatagatttaaaattactaaataaaatacgtgACAATATGCCATGCAATAAACATCGACGCACTGATTTGTATCCATCAATagatatcaaataaattgatgagcgtgaatgtaacagacatcagataaatttaaaactatt is part of the Microplitis mediator isolate UGA2020A chromosome 11, iyMicMedi2.1, whole genome shotgun sequence genome and harbors:
- the LOC130677898 gene encoding deaminated glutathione amidase isoform X1, which encodes MSKVSSVVLLVSNNLFNKSTTKRLMSTMMNPLVAVCQMTSTENKEKNYSILEDLVIQAKQRQACMAFFPEACDYLADNKKDIVAMSESQDGLMMSRYKNLAKQQNIWLSLGGLHEKRFDSSEKISNTHVVINNQGSVVASYRKIHLFDMENKETGVRLMESDYVVAGDKIVDPVDSPAGKLGLSICYDMRFPELSLALRNSGAQVLTYPSAFTYQTGAGHWEIILRSRAIETQCYVIAAAQTGTHNKKRVSWGHAMIVDPWGTIIAQCSEKTGIAIGEIDLKLLNKIRDNMPCNKHRRTDLYPSIDIK
- the LOC130677898 gene encoding deaminated glutathione amidase isoform X2 is translated as MSKVSSVVLLVSNNLFNKSTTKRLMSTMMNPLVAVCQMTSTENKEKNYSILEDLVIQAKQRQASCDYLADNKKDIVAMSESQDGLMMSRYKNLAKQQNIWLSLGGLHEKRFDSSEKISNTHVVINNQGSVVASYRKIHLFDMENKETGVRLMESDYVVAGDKIVDPVDSPAGKLGLSICYDMRFPELSLALRNSGAQVLTYPSAFTYQTGAGHWEIILRSRAIETQCYVIAAAQTGTHNKKRVSWGHAMIVDPWGTIIAQCSEKTGIAIGEIDLKLLNKIRDNMPCNKHRRTDLYPSIDIK